A region from the Rosa rugosa chromosome 6, drRosRugo1.1, whole genome shotgun sequence genome encodes:
- the LOC133715458 gene encoding 25.3 kDa vesicle transport protein SEC22-1-like — MSFQFSSMMFMFCISIPNNTGVLFFSVYGYVINGCMTLQVNNFVRLSVGSFSTCKTIYAFIKFDTFIQRTKKLYQDTCTQRTISKLNNELYEVHQIMTCNVQEVLGVGEKLDYKARDLNQQALIRKWAPVAMLCRC, encoded by the exons ATGAGCTTTCAATTCAGTTCAATGATGTTTATGTTCTGTATTTCAATACCAAATAATACTggtgttcttttcttttctgtgtaTGGATATGTGATCAATGGATGTATGACGCTGCAAGTTAATAATTTCGTCAGGCTTTCA GTAGGGAGTTTTAGCACCTGCAAGACCATATATGCTTTTATTAAATTTG ATACATTCATACAGAGAACCAAGAAATTGTACCAGGACACTTGTACTCAGCGGACTATTTCAAAGTTGAATAATGAACTCTATGAAGTCCACCAAATAATGACTTGCAATGTTCAGGAAGTTCTTGGCGTCGGTGAAAAGTTGGACT ATAAGGCGAGAGACTTGAATCAACAG GCTCTGATCCGTAAGTGGGCTCCTGTTGCCATGCTCTGCAGGTGCTAA
- the LOC133715413 gene encoding uncharacterized protein LOC133715413, whose protein sequence is MGYVLRVRLASFFAGAAVASFTGLYILHNDYKVAHEAISRQVKGLHESLDRRISAVESLKQTEAPQPAEAAE, encoded by the exons atgggTTACGTTCTTCGAGTGAGGTTGGCGTCGTTCTTCGCCGGAGCTGCGGTGGCGTCGTTTACGGGGCTTTACATCCTTCACAATGACTACAAGGTCGCTCATGAGGCCATTTCTCGTCAG GTGAAAGGCCTCCATGAGTCACTGGACAGACGAATTTCAGCTGTTGAGAGTTTAAAACAAACTGAAGCTCCACAACCTGCAGAAGCAGCTGAATAG
- the LOC133714928 gene encoding growth-regulating factor 4 codes for MMMMVHHDNRGRPDQRCDGGDGPTCNRPPGVAEPAAGSSSSSSGGSVLRGLQPFQYLSNTNTHHHTSTALRSPGGMTTAALDFPFTNQQWKELERQAMIYKYMMASIPVPRDLLFPTTTASASASVSQSPLSGGGFNLRLSNSKDPEPGRCKRTDGKKWRCSRDVAPNQKYCERHMHRGRPRSRKHVEIHANNTTSTTATTAKRVRRDNNNSNNIRPLSPPTISNPSHEMSKNGYPTQFFGSSLQPFHQTQMYLDKAGVKSAPFGGGVNSVSSDRGVRGVEWMMKTEAAPMSSSDAQWHDMMQSKTELSCSRIPYFDANSSVFGQRSEEECFLNLNSYTNFNAGDGHHQQQGNDCNMFLNPDVVALENPLLEETPRSFIDAWSKNDNGDNNNSSLPSSGKLSPSSLTLSMGGYNSISDEMGQTQMSLGCSHGSGNGIKPQVSTWLTPASWVPSPPGGPLAEVLKPTTSAASNPSSPITTNGNHGEFSSPLGNTVSSPSGVLQKTFASFSDSSGNSSPNLTSSRAKTETVSLWSNQSKA; via the exons atgatgatgatggtccATCATGACAACCGTGGCCGTCCAGATCAAAGATGTGACGGTGGCGATGGTCCCACGTGTAACAGACCCCCTGGTGTTGCAGAACCAGCAGCTGGTTCTTCTAGTAGTAGTAGTGGAGGTTCAGTTTTGAGAGGCTTGCAGCCTTTTCAGTACTTATCAAATACAAATACTCATCATCACACCTCAACCGCTCTCAGATCCCCAG GAGGCATGACGACAGCAGCTTTGGATTTTCCTTTCACTAATCAACAGTGGAAGGAGCTTGAGAGGCAAGCCATGATTTACAAGTACATGATGGCTTCTATCCCTGTGCCTCGTGACCTCCTCTTTCCCACTACCaccgcctccgcctccgcctcGGTTTCTCAATCTCCAT TGAGCGGCGGTGGGTTCAATTTGAGGCTGTCGAATAGCAAAGATCCGGAGCCGGGGCGGTGCAAGAGGACGGACGGGAAGAAATGGAGGTGTTCGAGAGATGTTGCGCCGAACCAGAAGTACTGTGAGCGCCACATGCACAGAGGCCGTCCCCGTTCAAGAAAGCATGTGGAAATTCATGCCAACAATACTACAAGCACCACTGCTACCACCGCTAAGAGGGTTCGCCGTGACAACAACAATAGCAACAACATTCGGCCACTATCTCCTCCCACTATCTCGAATCCAAGCCACGAGATGAGCAAAAATGGGTACCCGACTCAGTTTTTCGGATCTTCACTTCAACCATTTCATCAGACTCAGATGTATTTGGACAAGGCCGGTGTAAAGTCTGCACCTTTTGGAGGTGGTGTAAACTCTGTTTCATCAGACAGAGGAGTCAG AGGCGTGGAGTGGATGATGAAAACTGAAGCTGCTCCGATGAGTAGCTCCGATGCGCAATGGCACGATATGATGCAGAGCAAAACAGAGCTGAGCTGCTCTAGGATCCCCTACttcgatgcaaatagttctgtTTTCGGCCAGCGTTCTGAGGAAGAGTGTTTCTTGAATCTAAATTCTTATACAAATTTCAATGCCGGAGATGGTCATCATCAACAACAAGGTAATGATTGCAACATGTTTCTGAATCCTGATGTGGTTGCTTTGGAAAACCCTCTACTCGAAGAAACCCCAAGAAGCTTCATCGATGCTTGGTCCAAAAACGACAACGGAGACAACAACAACAGCTCTCTTCCATCAAGTGGGAAGCTCTCACCTTCTTCATTGACACTATCAATGGGAGGCTACAATTCCATTAGCGATGAGATGGGTCAGACGCAGATGAGCTTGGGATGTAGCCATGGAAGTGGAAACGGGATTAAGCCACAAGTCTCGACCTGGCTCACCCCTGCTTCTTGGGTTCCTTCTCCGCCTGGTGGGCCTTTAGCCGAGGTCTTAAAGCCCACCACCAGCGCCGCCTCAAACCCGTCGTCTCCGATCACCACTAACGGTAACCACGGCGAGTTTAGTAGCCCATTGGGGAATACGGTGTCGTCGCCATCGGGGGTTCTTCAAAAAACGTTTGCTTCATTCTCTGATAGCAGTGGAAATAGTAGCCCAAATCTTACGAGTTCAAGGGCCAAAACAGAGACTGTTTCTCTGTGGTCGAATCAGAGCAAAGCATAG